The Shewanella pealeana ATCC 700345 genome contains the following window.
GGAACGATTTTACACTCCCGTATTGGTTTTTAGATTTAGAAGAGTTTATTGGCGTTTATAATCTCGATTTAGGATCTAATCAGAAAGCTATTATAAAGAAACTAATCACTAAATTAAAAGTCGCTGAAGTAAAAAAGCAGGATATTAAAAAGATTGTTGTTTCGGCGGATACACCTGTGTTCTTTAATATTGACACACTGGTAAGTGAGATAGATGAAGAGAAAGAATCACAATCTACAGCCGCAAAGAAAGCTCCATATGAAAGTTTAACTTTGAAACTACAAGCTATTCGTCAAGATACAAGATATTCATTCCTACACAGTAAAATTGACTCTGAAACTTCAATAGCTGAGTATTTTGAATTTATTTTAGGGTTAGCAAAAAATGAAAGTTATCTTAATATACTTGATTTAAGTGGCTTACCAGCTGAAGTAAGAGCTGTGTGTGTAGGGGTTATATCAAGACTATGTTTTGATTTCAAATATTGGGATTTAGATCCTGAAAATATCCCTCTAAACTTAATCTTAGAAGAAGCACACACCTATATCCCAGAAGATAGTGATTTAAAGTTCAATATTTCAAAAGAGCGGGTTGAAAGAATTGCTAAAGAAGGCAGAAAATATGGTATTGGTTTGACGGTCGTAACTCAACGACCATCCAATGTTTCTACTACAGTATTATCTCAATGTGGTACGTACATAGCACTCCGACTTACCAATGACCTTGACCAAAATAAGATTAAGAGATTATTGCCTGATACATTGGCTGGTCAAGTAGATTTCTTACCCAGCCTTCGAGATGGTGAGGCATTCGTTTCTGGGGATTCAATTAATTTACCAAGAAAAGTTCAATTTCGAGTTCCTAACCCAATGCCTAGAAGTAATGATGTTAGGTACCATAAATCTTGGACGATAGGAAAGCCTAGCAATTTTTCACTAAAGGAATTAGTTGACTCTTGGCATAAACAGGATAAATCTAAGTGAAAATTGATTCTATAAAGCTTTGTGGCTGGCGCTCATATGACTTAAATGGTATCCATATAGAGGGTTTGAAGTCAATGAACCTAATAATTGGGCCAAATAACTCTGGGAAATCTAATTTAGCCAAATATTTTTATTACTTAAAAAGTATAGCGTCGGAAGAATTATCTAAAGGTGGGGCCATTTCAGTGGCAACTGAACTTGATGAAAGTCAGACATGGAGTTGGAAAAAAGAAAAAATAGCCTGCGAGATTTTACTTTCAAGCGATAATGCATTTATAGATGAATCTAAGGCTTCATATAAAGTAAGTGAGCATCAGATTGCTCTTTCTTGTTGTCATGATGTTATCGCAAACACATCAGTTTTAAACATGAAGGTTGGAGGGAAACCAATTTTCAATGACAGTAATTTAATTTGTTCTGATCTAGAGAGCGAAAAGTGGGTTGACCCAACCGACGACATAGCAGGGTTTAACGATAACAATTTTTATTGGAATCATTTCTTAAACTCAATGGTATTTGTTGATCCAATTCGTCACCACTCTAGAAATTCAGATAATTCTCAAAGCTACTATTTTGATGGTGCCTTAATCATTAAGGAGCTTAACAAGCTAAGAGTTGATAAAGCAAACCCGTCATATTGGGCTGGTTATAAAAAACAAATTAAAGATTGGTTAACCGACATACTATCTGAAGTGGTAATTAATATCGACATTGTTGAAAATGAATTACGTCTTGAGTTTCAATCAGGCTTAACCTTTT
Protein-coding sequences here:
- a CDS encoding ATP-binding protein, whose protein sequence is MTTTLREQALKFGRIKEVDGSSIILHAEFLEREFEAVKHCAEVGAYVNCGGAHGNTICTISKVQITEVEKTKRATDGFEIVREERKVVTLSILGCAVAGKFSRGVKRLPTINCETYFLSSNQVNQLIGIDIEEDQEHFCVTDESDDNQTYLNLDKLMGRHTAILGTTGSGKSCTVASIVQSILSSYECPRMLFFDIHNEYPSAFGYNEDTPNTNFKNRTNAIPWNDFTLPYWFLDLEEFIGVYNLDLGSNQKAIIKKLITKLKVAEVKKQDIKKIVVSADTPVFFNIDTLVSEIDEEKESQSTAAKKAPYESLTLKLQAIRQDTRYSFLHSKIDSETSIAEYFEFILGLAKNESYLNILDLSGLPAEVRAVCVGVISRLCFDFKYWDLDPENIPLNLILEEAHTYIPEDSDLKFNISKERVERIAKEGRKYGIGLTVVTQRPSNVSTTVLSQCGTYIALRLTNDLDQNKIKRLLPDTLAGQVDFLPSLRDGEAFVSGDSINLPRKVQFRVPNPMPRSNDVRYHKSWTIGKPSNFSLKELVDSWHKQDKSK